In one window of Candidatus Binatia bacterium DNA:
- a CDS encoding heme ABC transporter ATP-binding protein: MTEPPGPIVALRQVTFRYRLAAALDDVSFDLKQGEILGILGPNGSGKSTTLRIMSGILQPQAGSVQWHGQPLAHVRRSELARRMAVVPQDTTIEFPFSVMEVVLMGRAPHLGGFAFEGDRDVEVAEAAMRRTGTLELAHRSIHELSGGERQRVILARALAQQPEVLLLDEPAAFLDIRHAVEIYDLLRDLQSEGMTLATVLHDLNLAALYCDRVALLKAGRLVRLGPPSEVITYATVRDVYETEVYVDTNDITGAVNVLPLSRVYRERLRR; this comes from the coding sequence TTGACTGAACCACCCGGCCCGATCGTGGCGCTGCGCCAGGTGACTTTCCGTTACCGGCTGGCAGCGGCGCTCGACGATGTATCCTTCGATCTCAAACAGGGAGAGATCCTGGGCATTCTCGGGCCCAACGGTTCGGGAAAATCGACGACGCTGCGGATCATGAGCGGCATCCTTCAGCCGCAGGCTGGATCGGTGCAGTGGCATGGCCAGCCGCTGGCGCACGTGCGCCGGTCAGAGCTGGCGCGCCGGATGGCCGTCGTCCCACAAGACACGACGATCGAGTTCCCCTTCTCGGTGATGGAAGTGGTGCTCATGGGACGAGCCCCGCACCTCGGCGGCTTCGCCTTCGAAGGCGACCGTGACGTCGAAGTGGCGGAAGCGGCGATGCGGCGCACCGGCACGCTGGAACTGGCGCACCGCTCCATTCACGAGTTGAGCGGCGGCGAGCGCCAGCGCGTCATCCTGGCACGGGCGTTGGCGCAACAGCCAGAGGTGCTCTTGCTCGACGAACCGGCCGCCTTCCTCGACATCCGCCACGCGGTCGAGATCTACGACCTCCTGCGTGACCTGCAGTCAGAGGGCATGACCTTGGCGACGGTGTTGCACGACTTGAACCTGGCGGCCCTGTACTGCGACCGGGTGGCACTGCTGAAGGCGGGGCGCCTGGTGCGGTTGGGACCGCCGTCGGAAGTCATCACCTACGCTACGGTGAGGGACGTGTACGAGACCGAGGTCTACGTCGACACCAACGACATCACCGGTGCGGTGAACGTCCTGCCGCTCAGCCGCGTCTACCGCGAGCGCTTGCGGCGGTAA
- a CDS encoding iron ABC transporter permease: MKAAPYLTRRRFLVVNALLGAGLAVTVCAAALIGPVHIDVGRALQWSDTSNPDFVILFDTRLPRVLLGAVVGGALAVAGAALQGLLRNPLAEPHILGISGGAALGGIVAIILAGQQPLAALSAGPLGSFLGALIATLLIYRLALVRGRLQPYTLLLTGVVVSAFTGALIMFVNSLADFYQAHGILFWLMGSLATQNYRLVGVIALYAVAAAVWLTLQARHMNVLALGEEAALQLGVDVERTRRVVFLASSLLVGAVVSVSGMIGFVGLIVPHLLRLALGADHRLLLPASFIAGGIFLVWADTLARTVLGSTEIPVGVVTALCGAPFFIYLLKRTGRKALD, from the coding sequence ATGAAGGCCGCACCTTACCTGACCCGCCGCCGCTTCCTTGTGGTCAACGCCCTGCTCGGGGCCGGGTTGGCGGTTACAGTCTGCGCCGCGGCGCTCATCGGCCCGGTGCACATCGATGTGGGACGGGCATTGCAATGGTCTGACACGTCGAATCCGGATTTCGTCATTCTCTTCGACACGCGCTTGCCCCGGGTGCTGCTGGGCGCTGTCGTCGGTGGCGCGCTGGCGGTGGCCGGCGCGGCGCTGCAGGGACTGCTGCGCAATCCATTGGCCGAGCCGCACATCCTTGGCATCTCGGGTGGCGCGGCCCTGGGCGGAATCGTGGCCATCATACTTGCCGGACAGCAGCCGCTGGCGGCGTTGTCCGCCGGGCCGCTCGGATCGTTCCTCGGCGCGTTGATCGCAACCCTCCTCATTTACCGCCTGGCACTCGTCCGCGGCCGCCTGCAGCCGTACACGCTGTTGCTGACCGGCGTGGTCGTCAGCGCCTTCACCGGAGCCCTGATCATGTTCGTCAACTCGCTCGCGGACTTCTATCAAGCGCACGGCATTCTGTTCTGGTTGATGGGCAGCCTGGCGACGCAGAATTACCGGCTGGTCGGGGTGATCGCGCTGTATGCGGTGGCGGCGGCCGTATGGTTGACGCTGCAGGCCCGCCACATGAACGTGCTGGCCCTGGGTGAAGAAGCGGCGCTGCAGCTGGGTGTCGATGTGGAACGCACGCGTCGCGTCGTGTTCCTGGCGTCGTCACTCCTGGTAGGCGCGGTCGTGTCGGTGAGCGGCATGATCGGCTTCGTCGGTCTGATCGTACCGCATCTCCTGCGCCTGGCCTTGGGTGCCGATCATCGGCTGCTCCTGCCGGCGAGCTTCATCGCCGGCGGCATCTTTCTGGTATGGGCCGATACGCTGGCGCGCACGGTTCTCGGATCGACCGAGATTCCCGTGGGCGTGGTCACCGCGTTGTGTGGCGCCCCCTTCTTCATCTATCTCCTCAAGCGCACAGGCAGGAAGGCCCTTGACTGA